One genomic window of Salvia miltiorrhiza cultivar Shanhuang (shh) chromosome 4, IMPLAD_Smil_shh, whole genome shotgun sequence includes the following:
- the LOC131021836 gene encoding probable LRR receptor-like serine/threonine-protein kinase At5g10290 isoform X2, which translates to MDLLIGILALACLSSFVNPDAQGNALYALRKSLNASDIQLADWNPDQVNPCTWSKITCNSDNDVISVTLPNMGFSGTLSPRIAILKMLTTLKLPGNGISGHIPEEFGNLTSLTMLDLENNHLTGEIPSSLGSIKGLKFLILSNNNLSGSIPESLSSLSNLTDLQLASNRLGGKIPKQLFQISKHKYEQPLISMSSDFTGNQLDCGIISSSPCASENAGRSRKSRTGMIVGIVVPLFAVLLLGCFLLLFMWKGGAIGNRHEVFVDVAGDVDQRIEFGQLKRFSWRELQLATDGFSEKNVLGQGGFGKVYKGILGDNTKVAVKRLMDFESPGGDTAFQREVEMISVAVHRNLLRLIGFCTTPTERLLVYPFMQNLSVASRLREVKPGNPLLDWVTRKLVALGTARALEYLHEHCNPKIIHRDVKAANVLLDEDFQAVVGDFGLAKLVDVRKANITTQVRGTMGHIAPEYLSTGKSSEKTDVFGYGVMLLELVTGQRAIDFSRLEEEDDVLLLDHKLQQENRLEAIVDCNLERKYDIHEVEMMVQVALLCTQSSPEERPAMSEVVRMLEGEGLAERWEVWQQVEITRKLENERLQKRFNWGDHSINNLLPMELSGGR; encoded by the exons ATGGATCTGCTTATCGGAATTTTAGCATTGGCATGTCTATCTTCTTTTGTGAACCCTGATGCACAAG GGAATGCATTATATGCTTTGAGGAAGTCGCTTAATGCTTCAGACATTCAGCTCGCAGATTGGAATCCGGATCAAGTTAACCCTTGCACTTGGTCCAAAATTACATGCAACAGTGACAACGATGTAATATCAGT GACATTGCCTAACATGGGGTTTTCCGGAACCTTATCACCTAGAATAGCAATTCTGAAGATGCTGACTACACT CAAATTGCCAGGAAACGGCATAAGTGGTCACATACCTGAGGAGTTTGGAAACTTGACGAGCTTGACCATGTTGGATCTGGAAAATAACCATTTAACAGGAGAAATACCATCGTCGTTAGGCAGTATTAAGGGGCTCAAGTTTTT GATCTTAAGTAATAATAATCTCTCTGGATCAATTCCTGAATCACTTTCAAGTCTTTCCAACTTGACGGACCT ccAGCTTGCTTCAAATAGATTGGGAGGAAAAATTCCAAAGCAGTTATTTCAGATTTCCAAACATAAGTATGAACAACCTCTCATCTCCATGTCTAGTGA TTTTACGGGGAACCAGTTGGACTGTGGCATCATTTCTTCCTCGCCTTGTGCATCTGAAAATGCAG GTCGTTCAAGGAAATCGAGAACTGGTATGATAGTGGGAATTGTGGTTCCGCTATTTGCTGTTCTTCTACTTGGGTGTTTTCTCCTGTTGTTTATGTGGAAGGGCGGGGCTATAGGAAACAGGCATGAAGTTTTTGTTGATGTTGCAG GTGACGTGGACCAGAGAATTGAATTTGGTCAATTGAAGAGGTTTTCTTGGAGAGAACTGCAGCTGGCCACCGATGGTTTTAGTGAAAAGAATGTCCTCGGACAGGGGGGCTTTGGAAAGGTTTATAAAGGGATTCTCGGTGATAACACCAAAGTTGCTGTAAAACGTTTGATGGATTTTGAGAGTCCTGGGGGCGATACAGCATTTCAGCGTGAAGTTGAGATGATAAGTGTGGCTGTTCACAGAAACCTTTTGCGTTTGATTGGCTTTTGCACTACTCCAACTGAACGCCTTCTGGTTTACCCTTTCATGCAAAACTTGAGTGTTGCCTCTCGTTTGAGAG AGGTTAAACCCGGGAACCCTCTATTGGATTGGGTGACCAGAAAATTGGTGGCGTTAGGCACAGCACGTGCGCTGGAGTACCTCCACGAACACTGTAATCCTAAAATCATTCACCGTGATGTTAAAGCTGCAAATGTGCTGCTAGATGAAGATTTTCAAGCTGTTGTTGGTGACTTTGGTTTGGCTAAGTTGGTTGATGTCAGGAAAGCCAACATTACAACTCAGGTGCGTGGAACGATGGGCCACATAGCTCCCGAGTACTTGTCCACAGGAAAATCCTCAGAAAAGACCGATGTTTTTGGTTATGGAGTCATGCTTTTGGAGCTCGTAACTGGCCAGCGAGCTATAGATTTTTCACGCTTGGAAGAAGAAGACGATGTCTTGCTGCTTGACCAT AAACTGCAGCAGGAGAATAGACTGGAAGCCATTGTGGATTGCAATTTAGAGAGGAAATACGACATCCACGAAGTGGAGATGATGGTTCAGGTTGCTCTGCTCTGTACTCAGTCTTCCCCAGAAGAGCGTCCAGCAATGTCGGAGGTTGTGCGGATGCTGGAGGGAGAAGGGCTGGCGGAGAGGTGGGAGGTGTGGCAGCAAGTCGAGATCACGAGGAAGCTCGAAAACGAGAGGCTGCAGAAGAGATTCAACTGGGGAGACCATTCAATCAACAACCTCCTTCCTATGGAGTTGTCTGGGGGCAGATGA
- the LOC131021836 gene encoding probable LRR receptor-like serine/threonine-protein kinase At5g10290 isoform X7, which produces MLDLENNHLTGEIPSSLGSIKGLKFLILSNNNLSGSIPESLSSLSNLTDLQLASNRLGGKIPKQLFQISKHKYEQPLISMSSDFTGNQLDCGIISSSPCASENAGRSRKSRTGMIVGIVVPLFAVLLLGCFLLLFMWKGGAIGNRHEVFVDVAGDVDQRIEFGQLKRFSWRELQLATDGFSEKNVLGQGGFGKVYKGILGDNTKVAVKRLMDFESPGGDTAFQREVEMISVAVHRNLLRLIGFCTTPTERLLVYPFMQNLSVASRLREVKPGNPLLDWVTRKLVALGTARALEYLHEHCNPKIIHRDVKAANVLLDEDFQAVVGDFGLAKLVDVRKANITTQVRGTMGHIAPEYLSTGKSSEKTDVFGYGVMLLELVTGQRAIDFSRLEEEDDVLLLDHVKKLQQENRLEAIVDCNLERKYDIHEVEMMVQVALLCTQSSPEERPAMSEVVRMLEGEGLAERWEVWQQVEITRKLENERLQKRFNWGDHSINNLLPMELSGGR; this is translated from the exons ATGTTGGATCTGGAAAATAACCATTTAACAGGAGAAATACCATCGTCGTTAGGCAGTATTAAGGGGCTCAAGTTTTT GATCTTAAGTAATAATAATCTCTCTGGATCAATTCCTGAATCACTTTCAAGTCTTTCCAACTTGACGGACCT ccAGCTTGCTTCAAATAGATTGGGAGGAAAAATTCCAAAGCAGTTATTTCAGATTTCCAAACATAAGTATGAACAACCTCTCATCTCCATGTCTAGTGA TTTTACGGGGAACCAGTTGGACTGTGGCATCATTTCTTCCTCGCCTTGTGCATCTGAAAATGCAG GTCGTTCAAGGAAATCGAGAACTGGTATGATAGTGGGAATTGTGGTTCCGCTATTTGCTGTTCTTCTACTTGGGTGTTTTCTCCTGTTGTTTATGTGGAAGGGCGGGGCTATAGGAAACAGGCATGAAGTTTTTGTTGATGTTGCAG GTGACGTGGACCAGAGAATTGAATTTGGTCAATTGAAGAGGTTTTCTTGGAGAGAACTGCAGCTGGCCACCGATGGTTTTAGTGAAAAGAATGTCCTCGGACAGGGGGGCTTTGGAAAGGTTTATAAAGGGATTCTCGGTGATAACACCAAAGTTGCTGTAAAACGTTTGATGGATTTTGAGAGTCCTGGGGGCGATACAGCATTTCAGCGTGAAGTTGAGATGATAAGTGTGGCTGTTCACAGAAACCTTTTGCGTTTGATTGGCTTTTGCACTACTCCAACTGAACGCCTTCTGGTTTACCCTTTCATGCAAAACTTGAGTGTTGCCTCTCGTTTGAGAG AGGTTAAACCCGGGAACCCTCTATTGGATTGGGTGACCAGAAAATTGGTGGCGTTAGGCACAGCACGTGCGCTGGAGTACCTCCACGAACACTGTAATCCTAAAATCATTCACCGTGATGTTAAAGCTGCAAATGTGCTGCTAGATGAAGATTTTCAAGCTGTTGTTGGTGACTTTGGTTTGGCTAAGTTGGTTGATGTCAGGAAAGCCAACATTACAACTCAGGTGCGTGGAACGATGGGCCACATAGCTCCCGAGTACTTGTCCACAGGAAAATCCTCAGAAAAGACCGATGTTTTTGGTTATGGAGTCATGCTTTTGGAGCTCGTAACTGGCCAGCGAGCTATAGATTTTTCACGCTTGGAAGAAGAAGACGATGTCTTGCTGCTTGACCAT GTGAAGAAACTGCAGCAGGAGAATAGACTGGAAGCCATTGTGGATTGCAATTTAGAGAGGAAATACGACATCCACGAAGTGGAGATGATGGTTCAGGTTGCTCTGCTCTGTACTCAGTCTTCCCCAGAAGAGCGTCCAGCAATGTCGGAGGTTGTGCGGATGCTGGAGGGAGAAGGGCTGGCGGAGAGGTGGGAGGTGTGGCAGCAAGTCGAGATCACGAGGAAGCTCGAAAACGAGAGGCTGCAGAAGAGATTCAACTGGGGAGACCATTCAATCAACAACCTCCTTCCTATGGAGTTGTCTGGGGGCAGATGA